A region of Catenibacterium mitsuokai DNA encodes the following proteins:
- a CDS encoding glucose-1-phosphate adenylyltransferase, with protein sequence MGKEIVAMILAGGRGTRLKELTAKVAKPAVYFGGKYRIIDFPLSNCANSGIDVVGVLTQYESVLLGTYVGAGSKWGLDGNNSLAAILPARERGEVGATWYAGTADAIYQNISFLDQYDPEYVLILSGDHIYKMDYEEMLNVHKEKGADLTVAVLNVSLKEASRFGIMNTDDKGYIYEFEEKPEKPKSTLASMGIYIFNYKELRKYLIADAADENSKHDFGMNIIPSMLADKKKLYAWTFDGYWKDVGTVESLWQANMDLLDDKELDLYNIKKDWKIYSEDTLGKPQLIGAKASVKNSLVTQGCVVNGEVEGSVLFSNVNVGEGAKVIDSVLMPGVLIEEGAVVKKAIIDEGVVVKAGTVVNEEAEEVALVSGNSR encoded by the coding sequence ATGGGTAAAGAAATCGTTGCTATGATCCTAGCCGGTGGCCGTGGAACAAGATTAAAAGAATTAACTGCGAAAGTTGCTAAACCTGCTGTCTACTTTGGTGGTAAATATCGTATTATCGATTTCCCACTAAGTAACTGTGCCAATTCAGGTATTGATGTTGTAGGTGTTTTAACACAGTATGAATCAGTACTATTAGGAACTTATGTTGGTGCAGGTTCTAAGTGGGGGCTTGATGGTAATAACTCACTTGCTGCAATTTTACCAGCACGTGAAAGAGGCGAAGTTGGTGCAACTTGGTATGCAGGTACAGCTGATGCTATTTATCAGAATATTAGCTTCTTGGATCAGTATGATCCAGAATATGTATTAATCTTATCTGGTGACCATATCTATAAGATGGATTATGAAGAAATGTTAAATGTGCATAAGGAAAAAGGTGCAGATTTAACAGTTGCGGTATTAAATGTTTCATTAAAAGAAGCAAGCCGTTTCGGTATCATGAATACAGATGATAAAGGCTATATTTATGAATTCGAAGAAAAACCAGAAAAGCCAAAATCAACATTGGCTTCAATGGGTATTTATATCTTTAATTATAAAGAATTACGTAAATACCTTATTGCAGATGCTGCAGATGAAAATAGTAAGCACGACTTTGGTATGAATATCATCCCTAGCATGCTTGCAGATAAGAAGAAATTATATGCTTGGACTTTTGATGGCTATTGGAAAGATGTAGGAACTGTTGAAAGCTTATGGCAGGCAAATATGGACCTTCTTGATGATAAGGAACTTGACCTTTATAACATCAAGAAAGACTGGAAGATCTATTCAGAAGATACACTTGGTAAGCCTCAGTTAATTGGTGCAAAGGCAAGTGTTAAGAACTCACTTGTAACACAGGGATGTGTTGTAAATGGTGAAGTTGAAGGATCAGTTCTATTCAGCAATGTTAACGTTGGTGAAGGAGCTAAGGTTATTGATTCAGTATTAATGCCTGGTGTTCTTATTGAAGAAGGCGCTGTTGTCAAGAAAGCAATTATTGATGAAGGCGTTGTGGTCAAAGCTGGAACAGTTGTGAATGAAGAAGCAGAAGAAGTCGCTTTAGTAAGTGGCAATAGCAGATAA
- the glgD gene encoding glucose-1-phosphate adenylyltransferase subunit GlgD, translating to MANVVGLINLHTDISLKGLTERRPVASVSFLGRYGIIDFVLSNFSNSNIDKVGILVKEKPRSLLKHIGSGNAWNFNSKKGGISLLYDEKYANSTMYNHDINNMLENIAFLEKSTADYVVISPAHIITTMDFSDVVEAHEKSGCDVTVVYKKIKNANETFIGSDFLKIKDKQVVDFELNKGNRKDRSISLETYVINRKALIKMLNKAQKVSVFYDLRDTLNYLKDEMKINAYEYKGFAMCIDSYAAYFKTSLEFLDIDVSTQAFKSNWPIFTNTNDTPPSKYLKDAEVKSSYIANGVFIDGAVENSILGRNVKIGKGAVVKNSILFSGSSVEAGAHLENVIMDKDSKVKHVKELLGDPTDPLYVKEGDIV from the coding sequence ATGGCAAATGTAGTAGGATTAATCAATTTACATACTGATATATCTTTGAAAGGATTAACAGAAAGACGTCCAGTTGCTTCAGTAAGCTTCTTGGGTCGTTATGGTATTATTGACTTTGTATTATCTAACTTTTCAAATTCTAATATTGATAAAGTAGGTATTTTAGTAAAGGAAAAACCAAGATCATTATTAAAACATATTGGTTCTGGTAATGCATGGAACTTCAACTCTAAAAAGGGTGGTATTTCATTATTATATGATGAAAAGTATGCAAACAGCACTATGTACAACCATGATATCAACAATATGTTAGAAAATATTGCATTCTTAGAAAAATCTACTGCTGATTATGTAGTGATTTCTCCAGCACATATTATTACTACAATGGATTTCTCTGATGTGGTAGAAGCACATGAAAAATCTGGTTGTGATGTGACTGTTGTTTATAAGAAAATTAAGAATGCAAATGAAACATTTATTGGTTCTGATTTCTTAAAGATTAAGGACAAGCAGGTTGTTGATTTTGAATTAAATAAAGGTAATCGCAAGGATCGCTCAATCTCACTTGAAACTTATGTTATTAATAGAAAAGCATTAATTAAGATGCTTAATAAAGCACAGAAAGTATCTGTATTCTATGATTTAAGAGATACTTTAAACTATCTAAAAGATGAAATGAAGATCAACGCTTATGAATATAAAGGATTTGCGATGTGCATTGATTCATATGCAGCTTACTTCAAGACATCTCTTGAATTCCTTGATATTGATGTCTCAACTCAGGCATTCAAGTCTAACTGGCCAATTTTCACAAATACTAACGATACACCACCTTCAAAGTATCTAAAAGATGCTGAAGTTAAGAGTTCATATATCGCAAACGGTGTATTTATCGATGGTGCTGTAGAAAACAGTATTTTAGGACGTAATGTTAAGATTGGTAAAGGTGCTGTTGTAAAGAACTCAATCTTATTCAGTGGTTCTTCAGTAGAAGCAGGTGCTCATCTTGAAAATGTCATTATGGATAAGGATTCTAAGGTTAAACATGTCAAAGAACTTCTTGGTGATCCAACTGATCCATTGTATGTTAAAGAAGGTGACATTGTCTAA
- the glgA gene encoding glycogen synthase GlgA, with protein sequence MRIVFAAGEALPYIKSGGLADVIGSLPKELVKKGHECYVILPKYQDIKFPESLEYVTNFYLWVGWRRCYCGVFKAVYEGVTYFFVDNEQYFRRPGLYGYDDDYERFAFYDFAVLECLSRLDIMPDILSLHDWQAAMIAPLYKERYCYYDYYGNVKVTFTIHNIAYQGKCDPFLLNDLFGLDNYLYYNGNVRNDDCMNMMKAAILYSDAITTVSPTYAQEILTDAYGEGLQSILAMRRDDLYGILNGIDYDTNNPETDPNIPCHFNANSVYTEKVKDKLALQAEVGLPQDPDVALIGIVTRLTWQKGLDLILNRMEELLQRKVQLVILGAGDKKYEEPLEEIAGFGNPKISLQLKYDFGLSCRIYAGCDMFLMPSLFEPCGLSQMMSLRYGTIPIVRETGGLKDSVQPFNEFDGTGTGFSFANYNAHEMMDIIDYALHIYYDEKDQWNGLIYRAMTEKLDWDRSADEYLRVFGSLLG encoded by the coding sequence ATGAGAATCGTCTTTGCTGCTGGTGAAGCACTTCCTTATATTAAATCTGGAGGACTCGCTGACGTTATCGGTTCTTTACCTAAAGAACTTGTGAAAAAAGGACATGAATGTTATGTCATTCTTCCAAAGTATCAGGATATTAAATTCCCTGAATCACTTGAATATGTGACTAACTTCTATTTATGGGTAGGATGGAGAAGATGCTATTGTGGTGTCTTTAAAGCAGTATATGAAGGTGTGACTTATTTCTTTGTAGATAATGAACAGTATTTTAGAAGACCTGGTTTATATGGCTATGATGATGATTATGAAAGATTTGCATTCTATGACTTTGCAGTTCTTGAATGTTTATCTCGTTTAGATATCATGCCAGATATCTTATCATTACATGACTGGCAGGCTGCAATGATTGCGCCTCTTTATAAAGAAAGATATTGCTATTATGACTATTATGGAAATGTGAAAGTTACTTTCACAATCCACAATATCGCTTATCAGGGTAAATGTGATCCATTCTTATTGAATGACTTATTCGGTTTAGATAATTACTTATATTACAATGGTAATGTACGCAATGATGATTGCATGAATATGATGAAAGCAGCAATTCTTTATTCAGATGCAATTACAACTGTTTCTCCAACATATGCTCAGGAGATTTTAACAGATGCTTATGGTGAAGGATTACAGAGTATCCTTGCTATGCGTCGTGATGATCTTTATGGTATTTTAAATGGTATCGACTATGATACAAACAATCCAGAAACAGATCCAAATATCCCTTGCCATTTCAACGCAAATAGCGTTTATACAGAAAAGGTAAAAGATAAACTTGCATTACAGGCTGAAGTGGGATTGCCACAGGATCCTGATGTAGCACTTATTGGTATCGTTACAAGATTAACATGGCAGAAGGGTCTAGACTTGATCCTTAACCGTATGGAAGAACTTTTACAGAGAAAGGTTCAGCTTGTTATTCTTGGTGCAGGTGATAAGAAATATGAAGAACCATTAGAAGAAATTGCTGGATTTGGTAATCCAAAGATTTCATTACAGTTAAAGTATGATTTTGGTTTATCATGTCGTATTTATGCGGGATGTGATATGTTCTTAATGCCTTCATTATTTGAACCATGCGGATTATCTCAGATGATGTCATTACGTTATGGTACAATTCCTATTGTAAGAGAAACGGGTGGATTAAAAGACAGTGTACAGCCATTCAATGAATTTGATGGTACTGGTACTGGATTCAGTTTTGCTAACTATAATGCGCATGAAATGATGGACATTATTGATTATGCATTACATATCTACTACGATGAAAAAGATCAATGGAATGGTTTGATTTATCGTGCTATGACTGAAAAATTAGACTGGGACCGTTCAGCAGATGAATACTTAAGAGTATTCGGTTCATTACTTGGTTAA
- the cysS gene encoding cysteine--tRNA ligase: MRLFNTLTNKKEEFKPIEEGKVSIYICGPTVYNHAHIGNTRPMIVFDVLRRTFEYLGNDVTFVSNYTDVDDKIIKAAKAEGITEKELTDKYIKAYEDVRAGLNIEDPTYKPRVTETMPEIIDFIQALIDKGYAYEVDGDVYFRVTKVKEYGMLSGIKVEDLIAGASDRTLSVDDKKKESTTDFALWKKTDEGIQFDTPWSKGRPGWHTECVVMINKLFKDGKIDIHGGGQDLKFPHHENEIAQSMAYNGHPIANYWMHNQMINIDGEKMSKSLGNVLWAKDLIVEFGCNVFKWLMLSTHYRNPLNLTVDVIAGVRKEVSKVENATKNASLYLQVNHVPAHDYKKETVDAMVNALEDDLNTSLALTQILDQVKVLNQVMRVREKDNDVIATEYATLVKMGDVLGFLFEGTKLSEEDIALYEEWNAYKKEKNFDEADRVRKELTERGIL; this comes from the coding sequence ATGAGATTATTTAACACATTAACAAACAAAAAAGAAGAATTTAAGCCAATTGAAGAAGGTAAAGTTTCTATCTATATTTGTGGTCCTACAGTTTATAACCATGCTCATATTGGGAATACACGCCCAATGATCGTATTTGATGTATTGAGACGTACTTTTGAATATTTAGGGAATGATGTGACTTTTGTATCTAACTATACAGATGTAGACGATAAGATCATCAAAGCCGCTAAAGCAGAAGGTATTACAGAAAAGGAACTCACTGATAAATATATCAAGGCATATGAAGATGTAAGAGCAGGATTAAATATTGAAGATCCTACATATAAACCAAGAGTGACTGAAACTATGCCTGAAATCATTGATTTCATCCAGGCTCTTATTGACAAGGGTTATGCCTATGAAGTAGATGGAGATGTTTATTTCCGTGTCACTAAGGTGAAAGAATACGGCATGTTATCAGGTATTAAAGTAGAAGATCTTATTGCAGGTGCAAGTGATCGTACTCTTTCTGTTGATGACAAGAAGAAAGAAAGTACAACTGACTTCGCATTATGGAAGAAGACAGATGAAGGTATTCAGTTTGATACACCTTGGTCAAAAGGTAGACCAGGATGGCATACTGAGTGTGTTGTCATGATCAATAAGTTATTCAAGGATGGTAAGATTGATATCCATGGTGGAGGACAGGATTTAAAGTTCCCTCATCATGAAAATGAAATTGCTCAGTCTATGGCTTATAATGGTCATCCAATCGCAAACTATTGGATGCATAACCAGATGATCAATATTGATGGTGAAAAGATGTCTAAGTCTTTAGGTAATGTCTTATGGGCTAAAGATTTAATTGTAGAATTTGGATGCAATGTATTTAAATGGTTGATGTTATCTACTCATTATCGTAATCCATTGAATTTGACTGTTGATGTCATTGCAGGTGTACGTAAGGAAGTCTCTAAAGTAGAAAATGCGACTAAGAATGCGTCTTTATATTTACAGGTGAACCATGTTCCTGCTCATGATTATAAGAAGGAAACTGTGGATGCTATGGTGAATGCATTAGAAGATGATTTAAATACTTCACTTGCTTTAACACAGATTCTTGATCAGGTAAAAGTATTGAATCAGGTGATGCGTGTAAGAGAAAAAGACAATGATGTCATTGCGACTGAATATGCAACTCTTGTTAAGATGGGTGATGTCTTAGGCTTCTTATTTGAAGGTACAAAGTTAAGTGAAGAAGATATCGCTTTATATGAAGAATGGAATGCTTATAAGAAGGAAAAGAACTTTGATGAAGCAGACCGTGTTAGAAAAGAATTAACTGAAAGAGGCATTCTCTAA
- a CDS encoding Mini-ribonuclease 3: MRPELMNALAVAYLGDAVFEVYVREYLLTEKGIMKPHELQRASIKYVSAYAHAGFMKYALSQNFFTEEEVRLFKRGRNCKGHSVKNKSVVVHNQSSGFESMVGHLYLTKQTERLDEIFELFKKYVEEEEVTK; the protein is encoded by the coding sequence ATGCGCCCGGAACTAATGAATGCACTTGCTGTTGCTTATTTAGGTGATGCAGTCTTTGAAGTATATGTCCGTGAATATTTACTCACAGAGAAGGGAATTATGAAGCCTCATGAATTACAGAGAGCTTCTATCAAGTATGTCAGTGCTTATGCCCATGCAGGCTTTATGAAATATGCCCTTTCTCAAAATTTCTTCACAGAAGAAGAAGTGCGTTTATTTAAGCGCGGACGTAACTGCAAGGGACATTCAGTAAAAAATAAATCAGTTGTTGTTCATAATCAGTCTTCTGGTTTTGAATCAATGGTTGGACATCTTTATCTCACTAAGCAGACAGAAAGATTAGATGAAATATTTGAATTATTTAAAAAATATGTGGAAGAAGAGGAAGTGACAAAGTGA
- the rlmB gene encoding 23S rRNA (guanosine(2251)-2'-O)-methyltransferase RlmB: MKEWIYGKNTVRELLTGPRQVHEVMIQNQSKNDDIVKLCRKNNIKMRMTDKNGFIKLVGNVNHQGVMALIDGYDYTPLEDIVRNIPEGKQPLLLMLDGMEDPHNLGAIIRTCDAIGVDGVIIGKKRSVGLNATVAKVSTGAIDHVPVAQVTNLSRTLDSLKKEGFWVVGCELDNSTDYRAVDYNMPLVLVIGSEGFGISRLVKEHCDMNVILPMVGHVNSLNASVATAVLLYQVYNSRHPL, from the coding sequence GTGAAAGAATGGATTTATGGTAAAAACACCGTCAGAGAACTATTAACAGGACCAAGACAGGTTCATGAAGTAATGATTCAGAACCAGTCAAAGAATGATGACATTGTGAAGTTGTGTCGCAAGAATAATATAAAAATGAGGATGACGGATAAAAATGGCTTTATTAAACTTGTAGGGAATGTAAACCATCAAGGAGTTATGGCTTTGATTGATGGGTATGACTATACACCTTTAGAAGATATCGTACGTAACATTCCAGAAGGAAAGCAGCCATTATTATTAATGCTTGATGGTATGGAAGATCCTCACAACCTAGGGGCTATTATTCGTACATGTGATGCAATTGGTGTAGATGGTGTCATTATTGGCAAGAAGCGTTCTGTAGGCTTGAATGCAACAGTTGCAAAGGTATCTACAGGCGCTATTGACCATGTTCCTGTTGCACAGGTAACTAACTTATCTCGTACCCTTGATTCTCTAAAGAAAGAAGGCTTCTGGGTTGTAGGATGTGAATTAGATAATTCTACAGATTATCGTGCTGTAGATTACAATATGCCACTTGTTCTTGTGATTGGATCAGAAGGATTTGGCATTTCTCGCTTAGTAAAAGAACATTGTGATATGAATGTCATTCTACCAATGGTAGGTCATGTCAATTCACTCAATGCGTCTGTTGCAACAGCCGTATTACTTTATCAGGTATATAACTCACGTCATCCTCTCTAA
- a CDS encoding sigma-70 family RNA polymerase sigma factor codes for MDDRILRELIYLARSNDPVALRSLYAYYDALVNTVMRKMKYISSMSLEAQDLLQVGLITFDKVFWSYREDLDTTFEVYARSCIIKKMQSLLKKQYTFFTRYEKKAISLDRIVNYDDSRTYGELIADQRVEYSPQKAQDLEKVWELVYAIIQNETSERDQKIFHLVLLGYPEKEVALMLNISIKCVYNSVYRVMSKLRAHPLGEFLIIN; via the coding sequence ATGGATGATCGTATATTAAGGGAATTAATTTATTTAGCAAGATCCAATGATCCTGTCGCACTTCGAAGCTTGTATGCCTATTATGATGCTTTAGTAAATACAGTGATGAGAAAGATGAAGTATATCTCATCTATGTCTTTAGAAGCACAGGATTTATTGCAGGTAGGGTTGATTACTTTTGACAAAGTCTTTTGGAGTTATCGTGAAGACTTGGATACAACGTTTGAAGTATATGCGAGAAGCTGTATTATTAAGAAGATGCAGTCATTACTTAAGAAGCAATATACTTTCTTCACACGTTATGAAAAGAAAGCCATCTCTCTTGATAGGATTGTGAATTATGACGATTCGCGTACTTATGGTGAATTGATTGCAGATCAAAGAGTGGAGTATTCTCCACAAAAAGCACAGGATTTAGAAAAAGTCTGGGAACTTGTGTATGCGATTATCCAGAATGAGACCTCAGAAAGAGATCAGAAGATTTTTCATCTTGTTTTGTTAGGCTATCCTGAAAAAGAGGTCGCATTGATGCTCAATATTTCAATAAAGTGTGTTTATAACAGTGTTTATCGTGTGATGAGTAAATTAAGAGCGCATCCCTTAGGGGAGTTCTTAATTATCAATTGA
- the rpmG gene encoding 50S ribosomal protein L33 produces MREKVILVCTECLSRNYSVYKNNRTNVKRLELRKYCKKCGKHTIHRESK; encoded by the coding sequence ATGAGAGAAAAAGTAATCTTAGTATGCACGGAATGCTTATCACGTAATTATTCAGTTTATAAGAATAACAGAACAAATGTAAAACGTTTAGAATTACGTAAGTACTGCAAGAAATGCGGTAAGCATACGATACATAGAGAATCAAAATAA
- the secE gene encoding preprotein translocase subunit SecE — protein MDEKQARKEKLKQERKELRKAKKLERQRRLEEQEDKNPLKFKEWFSLKGIRQEIKNVHWLTKKELARDAFVVLAFTVVLGVYFYGADALIALILKTLGLS, from the coding sequence ATGGATGAAAAGCAAGCTAGAAAAGAAAAGCTTAAGCAGGAACGTAAAGAGCTTAGAAAAGCAAAGAAGTTAGAACGTCAGAGACGTTTAGAAGAGCAAGAAGATAAGAATCCATTAAAATTCAAAGAATGGTTTTCACTTAAAGGAATTCGTCAGGAAATCAAGAATGTTCATTGGCTCACAAAGAAAGAATTGGCTCGTGATGCATTTGTAGTACTTGCATTTACAGTAGTTCTTGGAGTTTATTTCTATGGCGCAGATGCATTAATTGCATTAATTTTAAAGACATTGGGGTTAAGTTAA
- the nusG gene encoding transcription termination/antitermination protein NusG: MAEELETKVENNEETHDSNNEGRQWYVVNTYSGHENKVKENLEKRVESMGLQNILFNIVIPEHVETEIKNGKKVNKTVNMFPGYVLVEMIMTDEAWYIVRNTPGVTGFIGSSGGGAKPFPVNKRELDPILKSMGIQTTAVEVDFVEGDYVEVLAGPFASKSGKVESIDKEKETATVLVDFLGNLTPIDMELIQLKKIEE; the protein is encoded by the coding sequence ATGGCAGAAGAATTAGAAACTAAAGTAGAAAATAATGAAGAAACACATGATTCCAATAATGAAGGTAGACAGTGGTATGTAGTTAATACATATTCAGGTCATGAAAATAAAGTAAAAGAAAACCTTGAAAAACGTGTTGAATCAATGGGACTTCAGAATATCCTTTTCAACATTGTCATTCCAGAACATGTTGAAACTGAAATCAAGAACGGTAAGAAAGTGAACAAGACAGTCAATATGTTCCCTGGTTATGTTCTTGTAGAAATGATTATGACTGATGAAGCTTGGTATATTGTCCGTAATACACCAGGTGTTACAGGATTCATCGGTTCATCAGGTGGAGGGGCTAAACCTTTCCCAGTAAATAAGAGAGAATTAGATCCAATCTTAAAGTCAATGGGTATCCAGACTACAGCTGTAGAAGTTGATTTTGTTGAAGGTGATTATGTAGAAGTTCTTGCTGGTCCATTCGCATCTAAGAGTGGTAAGGTAGAATCTATTGATAAAGAAAAAGAAACTGCAACAGTACTTGTTGATTTCTTAGGTAACCTTACTCCTATTGATATGGAATTAATTCAGCTTAAGAAGATTGAAGAATAG